In Paraburkholderia flava, one genomic interval encodes:
- a CDS encoding conjugal transfer protein TraG: MNGTSVLFGQMLTVFGIVVAGTWAATQWTAAHLGYQLRLGSPWFDCLGIPVYHPWRLFEWWYWYDAYAPRLFLKGGAIAAMSGITAAAVAIGMSVWRARQSRLVATYGSARWAATRDIHKAGLDKPAGVFLGLHNGQYLRHDGPEHVLTFAPTRSGKGVGLVIPTLLSWPASAVIHDIKGENWAITAGWRSRFSHCLLFNPTDAKSAAYNPLLEVRRGPHEVRDVQNIADILVDPEGALERRNHWEKTSHALLVGAILHVLYAGEDKTLRGVANFLSDPACPFELTLHRMMTMRHVDDAPHPVVASAAREVLNKSDNERSGVLSTAISFLGLYRDPTVAEVTSRCDWRIADLIASESPVSLYFVVPPSDISRTKPLVRLILNQIGRRLTESLDGSDGIARRHKLLLMLDEFPALGRLDFFETALAFMAGYGIRSFLIAQSLNQIDRAYGQNHSILDNCHVRVTFATNDERTAKRISETLGTATELRAQRNYAGHRLAPWLGHLMVSRQETARPLLTPGEVMQFPPDDAVVMVSSLAPIKAKKLRYYTDANFKRRVLPPPTLAVGHYTDTPPLRPNDWSGLAIPVVPTAPVDAHPIGSEADTADDGGPRRQPELSEASEYSPEPQLADSDLALLDDDDLPLPLPRQFDPAMQRTARLASLDHDDGLQL, encoded by the coding sequence ATGAACGGGACCAGTGTGCTGTTCGGCCAGATGCTGACAGTGTTCGGCATCGTGGTTGCGGGAACTTGGGCTGCAACCCAATGGACCGCCGCACACCTGGGCTACCAGCTACGCCTTGGCTCGCCCTGGTTCGACTGCCTTGGCATTCCGGTCTATCACCCGTGGCGCCTGTTCGAGTGGTGGTACTGGTACGACGCCTATGCGCCGCGCCTGTTCCTCAAGGGCGGCGCCATCGCAGCCATGAGCGGCATCACCGCCGCAGCGGTGGCCATCGGCATGTCGGTGTGGCGCGCCCGGCAGTCGCGTCTGGTTGCTACATACGGCTCGGCACGCTGGGCCGCCACCCGCGACATCCACAAGGCCGGGCTGGACAAACCCGCCGGCGTCTTTCTGGGCCTGCATAACGGTCAGTACCTGCGCCACGATGGTCCCGAACACGTCCTGACCTTCGCGCCCACACGCTCAGGCAAAGGCGTGGGCCTCGTGATTCCCACGCTGTTGAGTTGGCCGGCATCCGCCGTCATCCACGACATCAAGGGCGAGAACTGGGCCATCACCGCGGGCTGGCGCTCGCGCTTCTCGCATTGCCTGCTGTTCAACCCGACCGATGCGAAGTCGGCCGCGTACAACCCGCTGCTCGAAGTTCGGCGCGGCCCGCATGAAGTACGTGACGTGCAGAACATTGCGGATATCCTGGTCGATCCCGAAGGCGCGCTCGAGCGCCGCAACCATTGGGAGAAGACCTCGCACGCGCTTCTGGTCGGCGCGATCCTGCATGTGCTTTATGCGGGCGAGGACAAAACGCTGCGCGGCGTCGCCAACTTCCTCAGCGACCCGGCTTGTCCATTCGAGCTGACGCTGCACCGGATGATGACGATGCGGCACGTCGACGATGCACCGCATCCAGTCGTTGCGTCCGCCGCGCGCGAAGTGCTCAACAAGAGCGACAACGAGCGATCGGGGGTGCTGTCCACGGCCATCTCGTTTCTCGGACTGTACCGTGATCCCACGGTGGCCGAAGTCACCTCGCGCTGCGACTGGCGCATCGCCGACCTGATTGCGTCCGAATCCCCAGTCTCGCTGTACTTCGTCGTGCCACCGTCTGACATCAGCCGCACGAAGCCGCTGGTGCGCCTGATCCTCAACCAGATCGGCCGGCGCCTGACCGAATCGCTCGATGGTAGCGACGGCATCGCGCGCCGTCACAAGCTGTTGCTGATGCTCGACGAGTTTCCCGCGCTCGGCCGGCTCGACTTCTTCGAGACGGCGCTGGCGTTCATGGCCGGCTACGGCATCCGCAGCTTCCTTATCGCGCAGTCGCTCAACCAGATCGACAGAGCCTACGGCCAGAACCACTCGATTCTCGACAACTGCCATGTCCGGGTGACGTTCGCCACCAACGACGAACGCACGGCCAAGCGCATTTCCGAAACGCTCGGCACCGCGACCGAGCTGCGCGCGCAGCGCAACTATGCCGGCCACCGGCTCGCGCCGTGGCTCGGGCACCTGATGGTGTCGCGGCAGGAAACCGCACGACCGCTGCTGACGCCGGGCGAAGTGATGCAGTTCCCGCCTGACGATGCCGTGGTGATGGTGTCCAGCCTGGCGCCGATCAAAGCGAAGAAGCTGCGCTACTACACCGACGCGAATTTCAAACGTCGCGTGCTGCCACCTCCCACGCTCGCGGTCGGGCATTACACCGACACGCCGCCGTTGCGGCCGAACGACTGGAGTGGTCTGGCTATTCCAGTCGTACCAACGGCGCCGGTCGATGCACACCCGATCGGCAGCGAGGCCGACACGGCCGACGACGGAGGACCGCGCAGGCAACCGGAGCTGTCGGAAGCCTCCGAGTACAGCCCCGAACCGCAGCTCGCCGACAGCGACCTCGCGCTGCTCGATGACGACGACCTGCCGCTGCCGCTCCCTCGCCAGTTCGACCCGGCCATGCAACGCACGGCCCGGCTGGCGTCCCTCGACCACGACGACGGACTCCAGCTATGA
- a CDS encoding CopG family transcriptional regulator: protein MSQYRLNLFIAPEHAKRLDELATKKGVSKSSIVAAALASWLSPDAGDQREAAIAKRLDRLSRQFEKLERDQNIEIETLALFVRYFLTVSTPVPEAHQDAARAQGKARFEQFVEQLGRHLMRGRSLVREVVEELNPDAARLDDAAAQAEAQERAS, encoded by the coding sequence ATGAGCCAGTATCGCCTCAACCTGTTCATTGCGCCCGAGCACGCCAAACGCCTCGACGAGCTGGCGACGAAGAAAGGCGTGTCGAAGTCGTCGATCGTTGCGGCGGCACTCGCGTCCTGGCTTTCACCCGACGCGGGCGACCAGCGCGAGGCGGCGATTGCTAAACGGCTCGACCGGCTTTCCCGCCAGTTCGAGAAGCTGGAGCGTGACCAGAACATCGAGATCGAAACGCTGGCGCTGTTCGTCCGCTACTTCCTGACGGTCAGCACGCCGGTTCCCGAGGCTCACCAGGATGCCGCTCGCGCGCAGGGCAAGGCGCGCTTCGAGCAGTTCGTCGAACAGCTCGGCCGCCACCTGATGCGCGGGCGCAGTCTCGTGCGAGAAGTGGTGGAGGAGCTGAACCCCGACGCCGCACGGCTGGACGACGCGGCAGCGCAGGCCGAAGCACAGGAGCGCGCCTCATGA
- the trbB gene encoding P-type conjugative transfer ATPase TrbB, translating into MSAQPQSFASTSLDRRIRMLRTAMGPLIAAALEDPDVVEIMLNPDHTLWIDRLSSGRAPMGAELSEADGERIIRLVAAHVGAEVHRGQPLLTAELPETGERFEGILPPAAPGPAFALRKRAVGVIPLDRYIADGMMTVEQAVFLRDAVRERQNILIAGGTSTGKTTLANALLAEIAATGDRVLVLEDTIELQCTARDHVPLRTRAGVVSMTELVRATMRLRPDRVIVGEVRGGEALDLIKVWGTGHPGGIATIHAGSALGALLRLEQLILEVAVNPPRALIAEAVNVVIHIAGRGRRRRIERIARVTGFDTAGYQLCDAIPSPSRPATSSLAPGELS; encoded by the coding sequence ATGAGCGCGCAGCCTCAATCCTTCGCGTCCACGTCGCTCGACCGGCGCATCCGTATGTTGCGCACGGCGATGGGGCCGCTGATCGCCGCTGCGCTCGAAGACCCGGACGTGGTGGAAATCATGCTCAACCCCGACCACACGCTCTGGATCGACCGCCTGTCGTCGGGGCGCGCACCGATGGGCGCGGAGCTGTCCGAAGCAGATGGCGAACGCATCATCCGCCTGGTCGCCGCGCACGTTGGCGCGGAAGTGCATCGCGGCCAGCCGCTCTTGACCGCCGAGCTGCCGGAAACCGGCGAACGCTTCGAAGGCATCCTGCCGCCCGCAGCTCCTGGCCCGGCCTTCGCGCTGCGCAAGCGCGCGGTCGGCGTCATCCCGCTCGATCGCTACATCGCCGACGGCATGATGACCGTCGAACAGGCTGTATTCCTGCGCGACGCGGTACGCGAGCGGCAGAACATCCTGATCGCGGGCGGCACCAGTACCGGCAAGACCACACTCGCGAATGCCTTGCTCGCGGAGATCGCTGCGACCGGAGATCGCGTGCTGGTGCTCGAAGACACCATCGAACTGCAATGCACGGCGCGCGACCACGTACCGCTGCGCACGCGCGCCGGCGTCGTGTCGATGACCGAGCTGGTGCGCGCCACGATGCGCCTGCGGCCCGACCGCGTGATCGTCGGCGAGGTGCGTGGCGGCGAAGCGCTGGATCTCATCAAGGTCTGGGGCACCGGCCATCCCGGCGGGATCGCCACGATCCATGCCGGCTCCGCACTGGGCGCACTGCTGCGCCTCGAACAACTGATCCTTGAAGTCGCCGTGAACCCGCCGCGCGCGCTGATCGCCGAGGCCGTCAACGTCGTCATCCACATCGCCGGCCGCGGTCGTCGTCGCCGCATCGAGCGCATCGCCCGCGTAACCGGCTTCGATACCGCCGGCTACCAGCTTTGCGACGCGATTCCTTCGCCATCTCGTCCCGCCACGTCTTCGCTTGCCCCAGGAGAACTCTCATGA
- a CDS encoding TrbC/VirB2 family protein — MSYAHVLRFSVNPLARLRRLFQPARQGLMLAVVMLALTGTAKAAGSNMPWEAPLQSILDSIQGPVAKIVAVIIIIVTGLTLAFGDTSGGFRRLIQIVFGLSIAFAASSFFLSFFSFSGGAVV; from the coding sequence ATGAGCTACGCCCATGTTCTGCGCTTTTCTGTAAATCCGCTTGCACGCCTTCGCAGGCTGTTCCAGCCCGCGCGGCAAGGGCTGATGCTGGCCGTCGTGATGCTGGCGCTGACCGGCACGGCCAAGGCCGCCGGCTCGAACATGCCGTGGGAAGCGCCGCTGCAATCCATCCTCGACTCGATCCAGGGGCCGGTCGCCAAGATCGTCGCCGTCATCATCATCATCGTAACGGGCCTCACGCTCGCCTTCGGCGACACGAGCGGCGGTTTCCGCCGTCTCATCCAGATCGTGTTCGGCCTCTCGATCGCGTTCGCCGCGTCGAGCTTCTTCCTGTCGTTTTTCAGCTTCTCCGGCGGAGCCGTCGTATGA
- a CDS encoding VirB3 family type IV secretion system protein has protein sequence MSIDANLPGFEVPLHRSLTEPILMGGAPRTVAIANGTLAAAVGLGLQLWIPGIALWLIGHSLAVWGAKVDPQFMQVFVRHLKHKSLLDV, from the coding sequence ATGAGCATCGACGCCAACCTGCCGGGCTTCGAGGTGCCGCTGCATCGGTCGCTTACCGAGCCGATCCTGATGGGTGGTGCGCCACGCACCGTGGCGATCGCCAACGGCACACTCGCCGCTGCCGTAGGACTCGGCCTGCAATTGTGGATTCCCGGCATCGCGCTGTGGCTGATCGGCCATTCGCTCGCGGTGTGGGGTGCGAAGGTCGACCCGCAGTTCATGCAGGTCTTCGTGCGGCATCTGAAGCACAAGTCGCTGCTGGACGTGTGA
- the trbE gene encoding conjugal transfer protein TrbE → MLYLAEYRQRPAMLADWLPWAGLVAPGVVLNKDGSFQRTARFRGPDLDSATQGELIATTARLNNALRRLGSGWALFIDAERRPAADYPRSDFPEALSWLVDEERRAAFEQTGSHYESGYHLTLVYLPPEESRARAAKLLYENTPTSGVDWRERLAAFVAETDRVFDLLDGVMPEIAWLDDGETLTYLHATISTRRFPLALPQVPFHLDALLADSALIGGLAPMLGDQQLRVVTVRGFPTSTWPGLLDDLNRLGFAYRWSTRFLCLDKAEAEKELTRLRRQWFAKRKNVIALLRETIFQQESPLVDTDASNKAMDADAALQELGSDQVAFGYVTATVTVMDADAAAADEKRRRVERTIQSRGFVTIPETLNAVEAWLSSIPGHAYANVRQPSISTLNLAHLMPLSAVWAGPEKNKHLDGPPLIVTRTDGDTPFRLVTHIGDVGHTLVVGPTGMGKSVLLATLAMQFRRYRGSRIFAFDMGRSMRATILGLGGEHYDLGSDGAIAFQPLARIDRENYRTWAAEWVEGRLLHEGIAIGPEEKATVWSALGSLAGAPVEQRTLTGLSVLLQSNALRQALAPYVLGGAHGRLLDADHDRLGSADVQGFEMEELMPSKAAVLAVLGYLFARFDERFDGAPTLLILDESWLFLDDPVFAARIRQWLKTLRKKNVSVIFATQSLADIKDSSIAPAIIESCASRIFLPNPQATEPQIRTIYEGFGLNSRQIEIVATAEPKRDYYYQSRLGNRLFDLDLGPATLAFVGASTPQDQRDIDRVWLDAGTPGFAGAWLRHSGLDWAADLMPSFLTSTEIQP, encoded by the coding sequence ATGCTATACCTCGCCGAATACCGCCAGCGTCCCGCCATGCTCGCCGACTGGCTGCCGTGGGCCGGACTCGTCGCGCCTGGCGTGGTGCTGAACAAGGACGGCAGTTTCCAGCGCACGGCACGCTTTCGCGGACCGGACCTCGACAGCGCGACGCAAGGCGAACTGATCGCCACGACCGCGCGCCTGAACAACGCGCTGCGCCGCCTGGGATCGGGCTGGGCTCTGTTCATCGATGCCGAGCGCCGACCGGCCGCCGACTATCCGCGCTCGGATTTTCCCGAGGCTCTGTCATGGCTCGTGGACGAGGAGCGCCGCGCCGCGTTCGAGCAGACCGGCAGTCACTACGAGAGCGGCTATCACCTGACGCTTGTATATCTGCCGCCAGAAGAATCGCGCGCACGCGCCGCGAAGCTCCTGTACGAGAACACACCCACGTCCGGCGTGGACTGGCGCGAACGGCTCGCTGCCTTCGTCGCCGAAACCGACCGGGTGTTCGACCTGCTCGATGGCGTGATGCCGGAAATCGCCTGGCTGGACGACGGCGAGACGCTTACGTATCTGCACGCGACCATCTCGACGCGGCGCTTTCCGCTGGCATTGCCGCAGGTGCCGTTCCATCTCGATGCGCTGCTGGCCGACTCAGCCTTGATCGGCGGCCTGGCGCCGATGCTCGGCGACCAGCAGCTGCGCGTCGTGACGGTACGCGGCTTTCCGACCTCGACCTGGCCGGGTCTGCTCGATGACCTTAACCGGCTCGGCTTCGCCTACCGCTGGTCCACGCGATTCCTCTGTCTGGACAAGGCCGAAGCCGAGAAGGAATTGACGCGGCTGCGCCGGCAATGGTTCGCCAAGCGCAAGAACGTCATTGCATTACTGCGCGAAACCATCTTCCAGCAGGAATCGCCGCTCGTCGATACCGACGCGAGCAACAAGGCAATGGATGCCGACGCCGCCTTGCAGGAACTCGGCAGCGATCAGGTGGCGTTCGGCTACGTGACCGCGACCGTCACGGTCATGGACGCGGATGCCGCAGCAGCCGACGAAAAACGGCGGAGAGTGGAGCGCACGATCCAGAGCCGGGGTTTCGTCACGATCCCCGAAACACTCAATGCGGTCGAAGCATGGTTGTCGTCGATTCCGGGCCACGCCTACGCCAACGTGCGGCAGCCGAGCATTTCGACGCTGAACCTGGCCCACCTGATGCCGCTGTCGGCAGTGTGGGCCGGGCCGGAGAAGAACAAACACCTCGACGGACCACCGCTGATCGTCACACGCACCGATGGCGACACGCCGTTCCGTCTTGTGACGCACATCGGCGACGTGGGCCATACGCTCGTGGTCGGCCCGACCGGCATGGGCAAATCGGTGTTGCTCGCCACACTGGCGATGCAGTTCCGCCGCTATCGCGGCTCGCGCATCTTTGCCTTCGACATGGGTCGCTCGATGCGCGCCACGATCCTCGGCCTCGGTGGCGAGCACTACGACCTCGGCTCCGATGGTGCGATCGCCTTCCAGCCGCTCGCGCGCATCGACCGCGAGAACTACCGCACCTGGGCGGCCGAATGGGTCGAAGGCCGCCTGCTGCACGAAGGCATTGCCATCGGCCCCGAAGAGAAGGCGACCGTCTGGTCCGCGCTCGGCAGCCTCGCCGGTGCGCCCGTCGAACAGCGGACGCTCACGGGCCTGTCGGTGCTGCTCCAGTCCAATGCGCTGCGTCAGGCGCTCGCGCCTTACGTGCTCGGCGGCGCGCACGGACGTCTGCTCGATGCCGACCATGACCGGCTCGGCAGCGCCGACGTGCAGGGCTTCGAGATGGAGGAACTGATGCCGAGCAAGGCGGCGGTGCTCGCCGTGCTCGGCTACCTGTTCGCGCGCTTCGACGAACGGTTCGACGGTGCGCCAACGCTGCTGATCCTCGACGAGTCCTGGCTGTTCCTCGACGACCCGGTGTTCGCCGCGCGCATCCGCCAGTGGCTCAAGACACTGCGCAAGAAGAACGTCAGCGTGATCTTCGCCACGCAGTCGCTCGCCGACATCAAGGATTCGAGCATCGCGCCCGCGATCATCGAGAGCTGCGCGAGCCGCATCTTCCTGCCGAACCCGCAGGCGACCGAGCCACAGATTCGCACGATCTACGAAGGCTTTGGCCTGAACAGCCGGCAGATTGAGATCGTCGCCACCGCCGAACCCAAGCGCGACTACTACTACCAGTCGCGCCTCGGCAATCGCCTGTTCGATCTCGACCTGGGGCCGGCCACCCTCGCATTTGTTGGTGCGTCCACGCCGCAGGACCAGCGCGACATCGACCGCGTGTGGCTCGACGCGGGTACGCCCGGCTTCGCCGGAGCCTGGCTGCGGCATAGCGGCCTCGATTGGGCCGCCGACCTCATGCCTTCGTTCCTCACCTCAACGGAGATTCAGCCATGA
- the trbJ gene encoding P-type conjugative transfer protein TrbJ has translation MKKTRLAVVTTLLLSASSTCFAQWAVFDAANYSQNLLTAARELQQIDNQIQQLQNEATMLVNQGRNLTSLNFNSLSQLLSTLATTNQLISQAQGLTFNVAQSQATFNRLYPSSYGAGTSNAQMVQDAQTRWQTSVQALQTSTQMQSQAAQNLLSDQGVLSSLVTQSQGAVGALQASQATNQLLALIARQAMQSQQLTVSQQRATALDQARAAADEAQAQQVRTRFIGSGPQYTPQSVSFYGN, from the coding sequence ATGAAGAAGACCAGGCTGGCCGTCGTCACGACCTTGCTGCTGTCGGCATCGTCCACATGCTTCGCGCAATGGGCGGTGTTCGATGCCGCCAACTACTCGCAAAACCTGCTGACCGCCGCGCGCGAGCTGCAACAGATCGACAACCAGATCCAGCAGTTGCAGAACGAGGCGACGATGCTGGTCAATCAGGGCCGCAATCTCACGAGCCTGAACTTCAATTCGCTGTCGCAGTTGCTGTCCACGCTGGCGACGACGAACCAGTTGATCTCGCAGGCACAGGGCTTGACCTTCAACGTCGCGCAGTCGCAGGCGACGTTCAACAGGCTGTATCCGTCGTCCTATGGCGCCGGCACCAGCAACGCGCAAATGGTGCAGGACGCGCAGACGCGCTGGCAGACCTCGGTGCAGGCGTTGCAGACCTCGACGCAGATGCAGTCACAGGCCGCGCAAAACCTGCTGTCCGACCAGGGCGTATTGAGCAGTCTTGTCACGCAGAGCCAGGGTGCGGTCGGTGCCTTGCAGGCGAGCCAGGCGACCAACCAGTTGCTTGCACTGATTGCGCGTCAGGCCATGCAGTCGCAGCAGCTCACCGTCTCGCAGCAGCGCGCGACGGCGCTGGACCAGGCGCGTGCTGCGGCCGACGAGGCGCAGGCTCAGCAGGTCCGTACCCGCTTCATCGGCAGTGGCCCGCAATACACGCCGCAGTCGGTGAGCTTCTACGGGAACTGA
- the trbL gene encoding P-type conjugative transfer protein TrbL → MNDLSIIDQFLAVFSQYIDSGFGLLHGEVAYLSATLIVIDMTLAGLFWAMGGEEVLAKLIRKTLYVGAFAYIIGNFNTLAGIVFRSFVGLGLLATGSSLSIGNFLQPGRLAAIGVQAGQPILQQVGTMSNGITAVFSNIDMIVILLLAWIIVVISFFILAVQLFVTLIEFKLTTLAGFVLVPFALWNRTAFLAEKVLGNVVSSGVKVLVLAVIVGIGSTIFGQFQTPAGADPSLNHALAVMLASLTMLGLGIFGPGIATGLVSGAPQLGAGAAAGTALGAAGLAVAGGAAVATGGAAVAAGARLAARSTVGTARAASGAASAYRAGATASGATGARAFGAGVANVARSGAQAAGERGAAAARAIRDRVAPAAGAGTGASSTSPETAGTASTSSPAADDAQPASTDKQPDWAKRLQRRQHISHGASTAAHVVRSGDHGGGGAAPDINDSSNE, encoded by the coding sequence ATGAACGATCTTTCCATCATCGACCAGTTCCTGGCCGTCTTCTCGCAGTACATCGACTCGGGCTTCGGCCTGCTGCATGGCGAAGTCGCGTATCTCTCTGCCACGTTGATTGTCATCGACATGACACTCGCGGGCCTGTTCTGGGCGATGGGCGGCGAGGAAGTGCTGGCGAAGCTGATCCGTAAGACGCTCTACGTCGGTGCCTTCGCCTACATCATCGGCAACTTCAACACGCTCGCGGGCATCGTGTTCCGCTCGTTCGTGGGCCTCGGCCTGCTCGCCACAGGTTCGTCGCTGAGCATTGGCAACTTTCTGCAACCGGGACGTTTGGCCGCAATCGGCGTCCAGGCTGGCCAGCCGATCCTGCAACAGGTCGGCACGATGTCTAACGGCATCACGGCGGTCTTCAGCAACATCGACATGATCGTGATCCTGCTGCTCGCCTGGATCATCGTGGTCATCAGCTTTTTCATCCTCGCCGTGCAGCTTTTCGTGACGCTGATCGAGTTCAAGCTGACCACGCTCGCGGGCTTCGTGCTGGTGCCGTTCGCGCTTTGGAACAGGACCGCCTTCCTTGCCGAGAAGGTGCTCGGCAATGTGGTGTCGTCGGGCGTCAAGGTGCTGGTGCTCGCCGTGATCGTCGGCATCGGCTCGACGATCTTCGGGCAGTTCCAGACGCCGGCCGGGGCCGATCCCTCGCTGAACCACGCACTCGCCGTCATGCTCGCCTCGCTGACGATGCTCGGACTCGGCATCTTCGGGCCGGGCATTGCGACCGGGCTGGTATCCGGCGCACCCCAACTCGGCGCGGGCGCTGCCGCCGGCACGGCGCTGGGCGCAGCAGGCCTCGCCGTCGCCGGCGGTGCCGCCGTAGCGACAGGCGGCGCGGCAGTGGCCGCCGGCGCACGTCTCGCAGCACGCAGCACGGTCGGCACCGCGCGCGCAGCCAGCGGCGCGGCATCGGCCTATCGCGCCGGCGCGACCGCATCCGGTGCGACGGGCGCGCGTGCTTTCGGCGCGGGCGTCGCCAACGTCGCGCGCAGCGGCGCGCAGGCCGCCGGCGAACGGGGCGCAGCCGCTGCGCGAGCCATACGCGATCGCGTAGCGCCCGCTGCCGGCGCAGGCACGGGCGCATCGTCCACCTCGCCTGAAACGGCAGGCACCGCATCCACGTCGTCGCCGGCTGCCGACGACGCACAGCCAGCATCGACCGACAAGCAGCCTGACTGGGCCAAGCGCCTGCAACGTCGCCAGCACATCTCTCATGGCGCTTCAACGGCCGCGCATGTCGTGCGCTCGGGCGACCACGGCGGCGGCGGGGCTGCGCCGGACATCAACGATTCCTCGAACGAGTAA